The following proteins are co-located in the Halarcobacter sp. genome:
- a CDS encoding amino acid ABC transporter permease yields the protein MNIKKLFIHEKGLKGDKKVDKPIYLFNLFLLTILVSVTFYLMFKNVSYSFNWDSVYEYRQKFIDGFFITIIISFFALILSFIIGLFFAYAQNSKLLILRYFSKFYIEIIRGTPLLVQILIFFYVFANNLGLDNRYVVGVVILALFAGAYVCEIIRGAIESVDFEQYETALSLGMTNYQMYRYVVFPQAFKRMLPALTGQFASIIKDSSLLSIISISEFTMNAQEVNAYTYSTLESYIPLALGYLILTYPISYYTNKLEAHIKK from the coding sequence TTGAATATAAAAAAACTTTTTATCCATGAAAAAGGTTTAAAAGGAGATAAAAAGGTAGATAAACCTATCTACCTTTTTAATCTTTTTCTACTTACAATCTTAGTTTCTGTTACATTTTACTTAATGTTTAAAAATGTCTCATATAGTTTTAATTGGGATAGTGTTTATGAATATAGGCAAAAATTCATTGATGGATTCTTTATAACTATCATAATCTCTTTTTTTGCATTAATATTAAGTTTTATTATTGGATTATTTTTTGCATATGCTCAGAATTCAAAACTATTAATACTTAGATATTTTTCAAAATTTTATATTGAGATAATAAGAGGAACTCCCCTTTTAGTACAAATTTTAATATTTTTTTATGTTTTTGCAAATAATTTAGGTTTAGATAACAGATATGTTGTTGGTGTTGTGATTTTAGCTTTATTTGCAGGAGCTTATGTTTGTGAAATCATAAGAGGTGCAATTGAATCTGTAGACTTTGAACAATATGAAACAGCTTTAAGCCTGGGAATGACAAACTATCAAATGTATAGATATGTAGTTTTCCCACAAGCATTTAAAAGAATGTTACCTGCTTTAACAGGACAATTTGCTAGTATAATAAAAGATTCATCTTTGTTATCAATAATATCAATAAGTGAATTTACAATGAATGCACAAGAGGTAAATGCATATACATATTCTACTTTAGAGAGTTATATTCCACTTGCATTGGGTTATTTAATTTTAACTTATCCTATCTCTTATTATACAAATAAACTTGAAGCACATATAAAAAAATAA
- a CDS encoding methyl-accepting chemotaxis protein gives MEENYAIISFKPDGTIIHANDNFLNALGYNLNEVVGKHHRMFCDKNYINTTEYTNFWKDLSSGKSQIDEFERIHKNGSSVWIQASYTPVKDKSGRVNRVVKFAQDITSAKTVIDSVNNAIELAKTGIMKNTITETTQNSAIEELKNGINDLFNVVSSKVDGDLNNISKALSFYQKLDFTYRIDGNDLGDTASGLNNLADVINQMLVKNKENGLTLGESSNILLKNVDTLNVNSNEAAASLEETAAALEEITSNISHNTENVVKMSNFANEVTNSTNEGKDLAQQTTVAMNEIDEEVNAINDAITVIDQIAFQTNILSLNAAVEAATAGEAGKGFAVVAQEVRNLAARSAEAAKEIKDLVENATNKANSGKAISDKMIQGYNGLSENITKTIELISHIEIASKEQLTGIEQINDAINSLDQQTQQNASIANQTHDIAAQTDEIAKLIVSDADEKQFIGKDKVKAKVLGNQNKTISSNATKHTQSKSIQKTENRKIESKISNSDEWESF, from the coding sequence ATGGAAGAAAACTATGCAATTATATCATTTAAACCAGATGGAACAATTATCCATGCAAATGATAACTTTTTAAATGCCTTAGGTTACAATTTAAATGAGGTTGTTGGAAAACATCATAGAATGTTTTGTGACAAAAATTACATAAATACTACTGAATATACTAATTTTTGGAAAGATTTATCAAGTGGAAAATCGCAAATAGATGAGTTCGAAAGGATTCATAAAAATGGAAGTTCTGTTTGGATTCAAGCCTCATATACACCAGTAAAAGATAAAAGTGGAAGAGTCAATCGTGTAGTTAAATTTGCACAAGATATTACTTCTGCAAAAACTGTAATAGATAGTGTTAATAATGCAATTGAGTTAGCAAAAACTGGAATTATGAAAAATACTATAACTGAAACAACACAAAATTCAGCTATAGAAGAGTTGAAAAATGGAATTAATGATTTATTTAATGTAGTATCATCAAAAGTTGATGGAGACTTAAATAATATCTCAAAAGCTTTAAGTTTTTATCAAAAACTTGATTTTACATATAGAATAGATGGAAATGATTTAGGTGATACTGCAAGTGGTCTAAATAATCTTGCTGATGTAATAAATCAAATGTTAGTTAAAAACAAAGAAAATGGTTTGACTCTAGGTGAAAGTTCAAATATTTTACTTAAAAATGTTGATACTTTAAATGTAAATTCTAATGAAGCAGCAGCTTCTTTAGAAGAAACGGCAGCTGCATTAGAAGAGATTACCTCTAACATCTCTCACAATACAGAAAATGTTGTAAAAATGTCAAATTTTGCAAATGAAGTTACAAACTCAACAAATGAAGGGAAAGATTTAGCACAACAAACAACTGTAGCAATGAATGAGATAGATGAAGAGGTTAATGCAATTAATGATGCAATTACAGTTATCGATCAAATTGCTTTTCAAACAAATATTCTTTCACTTAATGCAGCTGTTGAAGCTGCCACTGCAGGAGAAGCAGGAAAAGGATTTGCTGTCGTTGCTCAAGAGGTAAGAAACCTTGCAGCTAGATCTGCTGAAGCTGCTAAAGAGATTAAAGATCTTGTAGAAAATGCTACAAATAAAGCTAATAGTGGTAAAGCAATTTCAGATAAGATGATTCAAGGATATAATGGTTTAAGTGAGAATATTACTAAAACAATAGAATTGATTTCTCATATTGAAATAGCTTCAAAAGAACAATTAACAGGAATTGAGCAAATAAATGATGCAATAAATAGTCTTGATCAACAGACACAACAAAATGCATCAATTGCAAATCAAACACATGATATAGCTGCTCAAACTGATGAGATAGCAAAACTAATTGTATCTGATGCAGATGAAAAACAATTTATTGGTAAAGATAAAGTAAAAGCAAAAGTTTTAGGTAATCAAAATAAAACTATAAGTTCAAATGCAACAAAGCATACACAATCAAAATCTATACAAAAAACTGAAAATAGAAAAATTGAATCTAAAATTTCAAATAGTGATGAATGGGAAAGTTTTTAA
- a CDS encoding transporter substrate-binding domain-containing protein, giving the protein MKKLFFSFLVLFVSLLFIGCGEQKVASDSQENVKKDILTVGMELAYPPFEMSDKDGTPSGVSVDFAKALGKYLNKEVVIENIAWDGLIPSLKTGKIDLIISSMTITDERKKSIDFSIPYAQTSLAILANKDSDVDSIEDLNKEGKKVAVKKGSTGHLYAKNNLPNADILVFDKEAACVLEVVQGKADGFLYDQLTIYKNYAKHMDTTKPLLKPFQKDFEYWGVALRQNDPLKEKVNEFIKKAKEDGTFDTFAKKYLTDAKNTFDELGIPFFF; this is encoded by the coding sequence ATGAAAAAATTATTTTTTAGTTTTTTAGTTTTATTTGTTAGTCTCCTATTTATTGGGTGTGGTGAACAAAAAGTTGCTTCAGATTCTCAAGAGAATGTAAAGAAAGATATTTTAACAGTTGGTATGGAATTAGCTTATCCACCATTTGAAATGAGTGATAAAGATGGTACACCTTCAGGTGTTTCTGTTGATTTTGCTAAAGCATTAGGTAAATATTTAAATAAAGAAGTTGTAATTGAGAATATTGCATGGGATGGTCTTATTCCATCTCTTAAAACAGGTAAAATTGATCTAATCATCTCTTCAATGACAATTACAGATGAAAGAAAAAAATCTATAGATTTTTCAATTCCTTATGCACAAACTTCACTTGCAATCTTAGCAAACAAAGATTCTGATGTTGACTCAATAGAAGATTTAAATAAAGAAGGGAAAAAAGTTGCTGTAAAAAAAGGTTCAACTGGTCACTTATACGCAAAAAATAATTTACCAAATGCTGATATTCTAGTTTTTGATAAAGAAGCTGCATGTGTACTTGAAGTTGTTCAAGGTAAAGCTGATGGATTTTTATATGACCAATTAACTATTTATAAAAACTATGCAAAACATATGGATACAACAAAACCACTTCTTAAACCATTTCAAAAAGATTTTGAATATTGGGGAGTTGCTTTAAGACAAAATGATCCATTAAAAGAAAAAGTAAATGAGTTTATCAAAAAAGCAAAAGAGGATGGAACTTTTGATACATTTGCTAAAAAATATTTAACTGATGCCAAAAACACATTTGATGAACTTGGTATCCCATTTTTCTTCTAG
- a CDS encoding NifS family cysteine desulfurase codes for MEVYLDNNATTKVDPEVFKAMEPFFCHIYGNPNSLHKFGAGTHPKMVEALNYLYDGINAADEDDIIITANATESNNTVIKGIWVDKILNGNKNHIITSEVEHPAITATCRFLETQGVSVTYLPVNEDGVLEASSVKDYIREDTALVSIMWANNETGKLFPIKEIGQICKEAGIPFHTDATQAIGKVPVDVQECNVNYLSLSAHKFHGPKGVGALYVEKGYELTPLLHGGEQMGGHRAGTVDVASMIGMGVAMKLATSEIALAYENNHVRKLRDKLENAILEIPETIVIGGKENRTPNTTLISIRGVEGESMLWDLNQKTIGASTGSACASEDLEANPVMNAFGSDSELAHTGVRFSLSRFNTEEEIDYAIDVIKSAINRLRSISSSYAYTPKDHVSQL; via the coding sequence ATGGAAGTATATTTAGATAACAACGCAACAACGAAAGTGGATCCAGAAGTTTTTAAAGCAATGGAACCATTCTTTTGTCATATATATGGTAACCCAAATTCACTTCATAAATTTGGGGCAGGAACTCATCCTAAAATGGTTGAGGCTTTAAATTATTTATATGATGGAATTAATGCTGCTGATGAAGATGATATTATTATCACTGCAAATGCTACAGAGAGTAACAATACAGTTATAAAAGGTATTTGGGTTGATAAAATATTAAATGGTAATAAAAATCATATTATTACTTCAGAAGTAGAACACCCAGCAATCACTGCAACATGTAGATTTTTAGAAACACAAGGTGTAAGTGTAACTTATCTACCTGTAAATGAAGATGGAGTTTTAGAAGCATCTAGTGTAAAAGATTATATTAGAGAAGATACTGCTTTAGTGTCAATTATGTGGGCAAACAATGAAACAGGGAAACTTTTTCCAATAAAAGAGATTGGTCAAATATGTAAAGAAGCAGGTATCCCTTTCCATACAGATGCAACTCAAGCAATTGGAAAAGTTCCAGTTGATGTACAAGAGTGTAATGTAAACTATTTATCTTTATCTGCTCATAAGTTTCATGGACCAAAAGGTGTTGGTGCATTGTATGTAGAAAAAGGGTATGAATTAACTCCTTTATTACATGGTGGTGAGCAAATGGGGGGTCATAGAGCAGGAACTGTTGATGTTGCTTCTATGATAGGAATGGGAGTTGCAATGAAATTAGCAACCTCTGAAATAGCTTTAGCTTACGAGAATAACCATGTAAGAAAGTTAAGAGATAAACTTGAAAATGCAATTCTTGAAATACCAGAAACTATTGTTATTGGTGGAAAAGAAAATAGAACTCCAAACACAACTTTAATTTCTATTAGAGGGGTTGAAGGTGAGTCAATGCTTTGGGATTTAAATCAAAAAACAATTGGTGCCTCAACTGGTAGTGCCTGTGCATCAGAAGATTTAGAAGCAAATCCTGTTATGAATGCATTTGGTAGTGATAGCGAATTAGCACATACAGGTGTAAGATTTTCTTTAAGTAGATTTAATACTGAAGAAGAGATTGATTATGCAATTGACGTAATAAAAAGCGCAATTAATAGACTTAGATCTATCTCAAGTTCATATGCATATACTCCAAAAGACCATGTGTCACAATTGTAA
- a CDS encoding iron-sulfur cluster assembly scaffold protein produces the protein MAKNDLITGSIWDEYSNQVIRRMDDPTHQGEITEERAKELGGKLIVADFGAESCGDAVRLYWCVDEKTDKILDSKFKSFGCGTAIASSDAMAELCIGKTVDEAVKITNIDVEKALRDHPDVPAVPPQKMHCSVMAYDVIKKAAGTYKGVDMESFEEEFIICECARVSLATIQEVIKLNDLKTVEEITDYTKAGAFCKSCIKPGGHEEKEMYLVDILENTRAEMDHERMKSAADASESGQSSFDKMTIVQRIKLVDEVLDTDIRPMLMMDGGNMEIIDIKENIPHYDIYIRYLGACNGCASGDTGTLYAIESVLKQKVDENIRVLPI, from the coding sequence ATGGCAAAGAATGATTTAATTACTGGTTCAATTTGGGATGAATACTCAAACCAAGTAATCAGAAGAATGGATGATCCAACTCATCAAGGTGAAATTACTGAAGAAAGAGCAAAAGAATTAGGTGGAAAATTAATTGTAGCTGATTTTGGTGCAGAGTCTTGTGGTGATGCAGTAAGACTTTACTGGTGTGTTGATGAAAAAACTGATAAGATTTTAGATTCAAAATTTAAATCTTTTGGTTGTGGTACAGCTATTGCTTCATCTGATGCTATGGCAGAGCTTTGTATTGGTAAAACTGTTGATGAAGCAGTAAAAATTACAAATATTGATGTTGAAAAAGCTTTAAGAGATCATCCAGATGTTCCTGCAGTTCCTCCTCAAAAAATGCACTGCTCAGTTATGGCTTATGATGTTATTAAAAAAGCTGCTGGTACATATAAAGGTGTAGATATGGAATCTTTTGAAGAGGAGTTCATTATCTGTGAGTGTGCAAGAGTTTCTTTAGCAACTATACAAGAAGTTATTAAATTAAATGACCTTAAAACTGTTGAAGAGATTACTGATTATACAAAAGCAGGGGCATTTTGTAAATCATGTATTAAACCAGGTGGTCACGAAGAAAAAGAGATGTACTTAGTTGATATATTAGAAAATACAAGAGCTGAAATGGATCATGAAAGAATGAAATCTGCTGCAGATGCTAGTGAAAGTGGGCAATCTTCATTTGATAAAATGACAATTGTTCAAAGAATTAAACTAGTAGATGAAGTTTTAGATACTGATATCAGACCAATGCTAATGATGGATGGTGGTAATATGGAGATTATTGATATTAAAGAAAATATTCCACACTATGATATTTATATCAGATACTTAGGTGCATGTAATGGTTGTGCATCTGGTGATACAGGTACTTTATACGCTATTGAATCAGTACTTAAACAAAAAGTTGATGAGAATATTAGAGTTTTACCTATCTAA